The following coding sequences are from one Nicotiana tomentosiformis chromosome 3, ASM39032v3, whole genome shotgun sequence window:
- the LOC104097453 gene encoding uncharacterized protein, with amino-acid sequence MSVISKFMGDWALEFSKLLDYADMIKSTNPEISCWVRIDNETQPEKYLFKYFYVCFDSLNNGWLEGYRRIIGLDSCFLKGAYKGELLVAIEKNGNQQMYPIALAVIDQETKHSWSWFLSHLIQDLELGVGDGLIIMSDMQKGLILAVQELLPNAERRMCARHIWANWQKNREMKQEEKLSGVVLRPVLSLKKDQEQQLKQHQTVNILLNNLVQLLKQCQ; translated from the exons ATGAGTGTGATTAGTAAATTCATGGGTGACTGGGCTCTTGAGTTTTCAAAGCTACTGGACTATGCTGATATGATTAAGAGTACAAATCCTGAGATTTCTTGTTGGGTCAGAATTGATAATGAGACACAACCTGAAAAATATTTGTTCAAGTATTTTTATGTCTGTTTTGATTCATTGAATAATGGATGGTTAGAAGGTTATAGGAGGATCATAGGGTTGGATAGTTGTTTCTTGAAGGGGGCTTACAAAGGTGAACTATTAGTTGCTATTGAAAAGAATGGGAATCAACAAATGTACCCAATAGCATTGGCAGTTATTGACCAAGAAACTAAACATTCTTGGAGTTGGTTCTTAAGTCATCTCATTCAAGATTTGGAGCTTGGTGTAGGAGATGGATTAATAATAATGTCTGACATGCAAAAG GGTCTTATTCTAGCTGTTCAAGAATTACTTCCTAATGCTGAAAGGAGGATGTGTGCAAGGCATATATGGGCAAACTGGCAAAAAAATCGAGAGATGAAGCAAGAAGAAAAGCTTTCTGGAGTTGTGCTAAGGCCAGTTTTGAG CCTCAAGAAAGACCAAGAACAACAATTGAAGCAACACCAAACAGTCAACATACTACTCAACAATCTAGTACAACTACTGAAGCAATGCCAATGA